In one Musa acuminata AAA Group cultivar baxijiao chromosome BXJ2-5, Cavendish_Baxijiao_AAA, whole genome shotgun sequence genomic region, the following are encoded:
- the LOC135612530 gene encoding helicase-like transcription factor CHR28 isoform X5 has translation MDIIEIDSTDSEDDFEIGSVSSEKSFADGIMDKWGHNSQGISNQNSDASAKFPTHSSDNNDCGTSMPQSTAGSTSFTKTSGASTGNHVRSNGIGEVRLADHERLVDTGRKLDVMDGHNLHENLYNVVPKRSLPASFLSSVNRTAPKGSSDVKDRSQIYNKEKMHASIRPDYDGMMNVALKRNGETDTSKNGHRILPSSFAGGDAVDALAKFQPPTFVDEKFHNMPKASVESRDALHILGNVITNRMLPSTLLYGKSVNNLQPPGTSDGQKHLGLVDDRRIEHDERHIYQEALQNLGQPRLEDDLPEGLLAVPLLKHQKIALAWMVQKEKSTHCSGGILADDQGLGKTISMIALIQKQMSQQSKFMSDDSNCVKSEALNLDEDDDGGSEVDKTKLLSGDNDYKCEQAANSITHTSHNARPAAGTLVVCPASVLRQWARELEEKVPKSAELSVLVYHGGSRTKCPGDLTRYNVVLTTYSIVTNEVPKQRIADDDEGEQKNLDKYGLSSEFSSNKKRKQPSSGQNKVKKRGKRSKDSHLDVDSGPLARVRWFRVILDEAQTIKNHRTQVARACCGLRAKRRWCLSGTPMQNAIDDLYSYFRFLKYDPYSVYSSFCASIKYPISKNTSSGYRKLQAVLKAVLLRRTKGTLIDGEPILKLPPKSICLKKVDFSHEEREFYLKLEADSRQQFKAYAAAGTLKQNYASILLLLLRLRQACDHPFLVKGFNSDTIGKYSFDMARQLPREMLINLLNQLEGSLAICAVCSDPPEDAVVAMCGHVFCYQCISERLTGDENLCPAPGCRDVLGTESIFSRSTLKSCISDNFDDEASTSCSFDDGSIVHSGYISSKIRAALDILKSISCPSSEVHNLMICGSKSDANASDHISTLLNSNADMPAKAIVFSQWTSMLDLLELSLNECLIQYRRLDGTMSLMLRDKAVKDFNTDPEEALA, from the exons ATGGATATCATTGAGATTGATTCCACAGATAGTGAAGATGATTTTGAGATTGGATCTGTTTCATCAGAGAAATCCTTTGCTGATGGCATTATGGATAAATGGGGACATAATTCACAAGGGATCTCTAATCAGAACAGTGATGCGTCTGCGAAGTTCCCGACTCATTCTAGTGATAATAATGATTGTGGAACATCGATGCCACAATCTACTGCAGGTTCCACATCATTTACTAAAACATCTGGTGCTAGTACGGGAAACCATGTCAGAAGCAATGGGATAGGAGAAGTAAGACTTGCAGATCATGAAAGGCTAGTTGATACTGGAAGAAAGTTAGATGTTATGGACGGACACAATCTTCATGAAAATCTGTACAATGTTGTTCCTAAAAGATCTCTTCCAGCATCTTTTCTTTCGTCTGTGAACAGAACTGCACCAAAAGGTTCTTCAGACGTGAAAGACAGAAGTCAGAtttataataaagaaaaaatGCATGCTTCTATAAGACCTGATTATGATGGCATGATGAATGTTGCACTTAAGAGAAATGGTGAGACTGACACAAGTAAAAATGGACATAGGATTTTACCTTCATCTTTTGCTGGAGGAGATGCAGTTGATGCTTTAGCTAAATTTCAACCACCAACGTTTGTGGATGAAAAGTTCCATAACATGCCAAAAGCTTCAGTGGAGAGTAGAG ATGCTTTGCATATTCTTGGAAATGTCATCACAAATAGGATGTTGCCTTCAACATTGTTATATGGAAAATCGGTCAACAATTTGCAGCCGCCTGGCACCAGTGATGGACAAAAGCACTTGGGCCTAGTAGACGATAGGCGCATTGAACATGATGAGAGGCATATATATCAGGAAGCATTGCAG AATCTTGGTCAACCAAGATTAGAAGATGACCTGCCTGAGGGGCTTCTGGCTGTTCCTCTCTTAAAGCACCAG AAAATAGCCTTAGCTTGGATGGTTCAGAAGGAAAAAAGTACTCATTGTTCTGGTGGAATTCTTGCAGATGATCAG GGACTTGGTAAGACTATATCAATGATTGCTTTAATACAGAAGCAAATGTCTCAGCAGTCCAAATTCATGTCTGATGATTCCAACTGTGTAAAATCTGAAGCCTTAAATctagatgaagatgatgatggggGTAGTGAAGTGGATAAGACAAAGCTGTTATCTGGTGACAATGATTATAAATGTGAGCAAGCGGCTAATTCAATTACGCACACTTCCCATAATGCCAGGCCAGCTGCAGGTACATTGGTTGTATGCCCTGCCAGTGTTCTTCGGCAATGGGCTCGAGAGCTGGAAGAAAAAGTTCCAAAGAGTGCAGAGTTATCTGTTCTTGTATATCATGGAGGTTCACGGACAAAATGTCCTGGTGACCTCACAAGATACAATGTTGTTCTTACCACATACTCAATTGTGACTAATGAAGTGCCAAAACAGCGTATAGCTGATGATGATGAGGGAGAGCAGAAAAACCTTGACAAGTATGGGTTATCTTCAGAGTTCTCATCCAACAAAAAAAGGAAGCAGCCTTCCAGTGGACAGAACAAGgtgaagaaaagagggaaaagatcGAAAGATTCACATCTCGATGTTGACAGCGGCCCTCTTGCTAGAGTCAGGTGGTTTAGAGTGATATTAGATGAAGCTCAAACCATAAAGAATCACAGAACTCAAGTGGCTAGAGCCTGCTGTGGTCTTCGAGCCAAAAGAAGATGGTGCTTATCAGGAACACCCATGCAGAATGCAATTGATGATCTTTACAGTTATTTCCGCTTCCTGAAGTATGACCCTTATTCTGTCTATAGTTCCTTCTGTGCTTCTATAAAATATCCGATATCTAAAAATACAAGCAGTGGATATAGAAAACTTCAGGCTGTCCTCAAAGCTGTACTTCTTCGACGCACAAAAG GAACACTTATTGACGGGGAGCCGATTCTCAAGTTACCTCCAAAATCAATTTGCCTGAAAAAGGTAGATTTTTCTCACGAGGAACGAGAATTTTATTTAAAGCTGGAGGCAGATTCACGCCAACAGTTCAAG GCATATGCTGCTGCTGGAACCTTGAAACAAAACTATGCGAGCATTTTGTTGTTGCTTTTGCGACTTCGGCAGGcttgtgatcatccctttcttgtCAAAGGATTTAACTCGGACACTATTGGAAAATATTCGTTTGATATGGCAAGGCAACTTCCTAGGGAGATGCTGATCAATCTACTTAATCAGTTGGAAGGTTCTTTAGCCATTTGTGCTGTGTGCAGT GACCCACCAGAGGATGCTGTTGTGGCAATGTGTGGGCATGTTTTCTGCTATCAGTGTATATCTGAGCGTTTAACTGGTGATGAGAACTTGTGTCCTGCACCTGGTTGTCGAGATGTACTTGGTACTGAGTCCATTTTCTCCCGAAGTACATTAAAAAGTTGTATATCtgacaattttgatgatgaagcttcGACTAGTTGTTCATTTGATGATGGATCAATTGTCCATAGTGGTTACATCTCTTCCAAAATCAGAGCAGCTCTAGATATACTAAAGTCAATCTCTTGTCCAAGTTCTGAAGTACATAATCTCATGATATGTGGTTCCAAGTCCGATGCCAATGCTTCTGATCATATTTCCACTCTGTTAAACTCAAATGCTGACATGCCAGCCAAGGCTATTGTTTTCTCCCAGTGGACCAGCATGCTCGACTTACTGGAGCTTTCATTGAATGAGTGTCTTATACAGTATCGAAGGCTAGATGGGACAATGTCTCTCATGTTACGAGACAAGGCTGTGAAAGACTTCAACACTGATCCAGAG GAAGCCTTGGCCTGA
- the LOC135612530 gene encoding helicase-like transcription factor CHR28 isoform X4 yields the protein MDIIEIDSTDSEDDFEIGSVSSEKSFADGIMDKWGHNSQGISNQNSDASAKFPTHSSDNNDCGTSMPQSTAGSTSFTKTSGASTGNHVRSNGIGEVRLADHERLVDTGRKLDVMDGHNLHENLYNVVPKRSLPASFLSSVNRTAPKGSSDVKDRSQIYNKEKMHASIRPDYDGMMNVALKRNGETDTSKNGHRILPSSFAGGDAVDALAKFQPPTFVDEKFHNMPKASVESRDALHILGNVITNRMLPSTLLYGKSVNNLQPPGTSDGQKHLGLVDDRRIEHDERHIYQEALQNLGQPRLEDDLPEGLLAVPLLKHQKIALAWMVQKEKSTHCSGGILADDQGLGKTISMIALIQKQMSQQSKFMSDDSNCVKSEALNLDEDDDGGSEVDKTKLLSGDNDYKCEQAANSITHTSHNARPAAGTLVVCPASVLRQWARELEEKVPKSAELSVLVYHGGSRTKCPGDLTRYNVVLTTYSIVTNEVPKQRIADDDEGEQKNLDKYGLSSEFSSNKKRKQPSSGQNKVKKRGKRSKDSHLDVDSGPLARVRWFRVILDEAQTIKNHRTQVARACCGLRAKRRWCLSGTPMQNAIDDLYSYFRFLKYDPYSVYSSFCASIKYPISKNTSSGYRKLQAVLKAVLLRRTKGTLIDGEPILKLPPKSICLKKVDFSHEEREFYLKLEADSRQQFKAYAAAGTLKQNYASILLLLLRLRQACDHPFLVKGFNSDTIGKYSFDMARQLPREMLINLLNQLEGSLAICAVCSDPPEDAVVAMCGHVFCYQCISERLTGDENLCPAPGCRDVLGTESIFSRSTLKSCISDNFDDEASTSCSFDDGSIVHSGYISSKIRAALDILKSISCPSSEVHNLMICGSKSDANASDHISTLLNSNADMPAKAIVFSQWTSMLDLLELSLNECLIQYRRLDGTMSLMLRDKAVKDFNTDPEVTVMLMSLKAGSLGLNMVAACHVILLDLWWNPTTEDQAVDRAHRIGQTRPVTVSRITIKDTVEDRILALQGLG from the exons ATGGATATCATTGAGATTGATTCCACAGATAGTGAAGATGATTTTGAGATTGGATCTGTTTCATCAGAGAAATCCTTTGCTGATGGCATTATGGATAAATGGGGACATAATTCACAAGGGATCTCTAATCAGAACAGTGATGCGTCTGCGAAGTTCCCGACTCATTCTAGTGATAATAATGATTGTGGAACATCGATGCCACAATCTACTGCAGGTTCCACATCATTTACTAAAACATCTGGTGCTAGTACGGGAAACCATGTCAGAAGCAATGGGATAGGAGAAGTAAGACTTGCAGATCATGAAAGGCTAGTTGATACTGGAAGAAAGTTAGATGTTATGGACGGACACAATCTTCATGAAAATCTGTACAATGTTGTTCCTAAAAGATCTCTTCCAGCATCTTTTCTTTCGTCTGTGAACAGAACTGCACCAAAAGGTTCTTCAGACGTGAAAGACAGAAGTCAGAtttataataaagaaaaaatGCATGCTTCTATAAGACCTGATTATGATGGCATGATGAATGTTGCACTTAAGAGAAATGGTGAGACTGACACAAGTAAAAATGGACATAGGATTTTACCTTCATCTTTTGCTGGAGGAGATGCAGTTGATGCTTTAGCTAAATTTCAACCACCAACGTTTGTGGATGAAAAGTTCCATAACATGCCAAAAGCTTCAGTGGAGAGTAGAG ATGCTTTGCATATTCTTGGAAATGTCATCACAAATAGGATGTTGCCTTCAACATTGTTATATGGAAAATCGGTCAACAATTTGCAGCCGCCTGGCACCAGTGATGGACAAAAGCACTTGGGCCTAGTAGACGATAGGCGCATTGAACATGATGAGAGGCATATATATCAGGAAGCATTGCAG AATCTTGGTCAACCAAGATTAGAAGATGACCTGCCTGAGGGGCTTCTGGCTGTTCCTCTCTTAAAGCACCAG AAAATAGCCTTAGCTTGGATGGTTCAGAAGGAAAAAAGTACTCATTGTTCTGGTGGAATTCTTGCAGATGATCAG GGACTTGGTAAGACTATATCAATGATTGCTTTAATACAGAAGCAAATGTCTCAGCAGTCCAAATTCATGTCTGATGATTCCAACTGTGTAAAATCTGAAGCCTTAAATctagatgaagatgatgatggggGTAGTGAAGTGGATAAGACAAAGCTGTTATCTGGTGACAATGATTATAAATGTGAGCAAGCGGCTAATTCAATTACGCACACTTCCCATAATGCCAGGCCAGCTGCAGGTACATTGGTTGTATGCCCTGCCAGTGTTCTTCGGCAATGGGCTCGAGAGCTGGAAGAAAAAGTTCCAAAGAGTGCAGAGTTATCTGTTCTTGTATATCATGGAGGTTCACGGACAAAATGTCCTGGTGACCTCACAAGATACAATGTTGTTCTTACCACATACTCAATTGTGACTAATGAAGTGCCAAAACAGCGTATAGCTGATGATGATGAGGGAGAGCAGAAAAACCTTGACAAGTATGGGTTATCTTCAGAGTTCTCATCCAACAAAAAAAGGAAGCAGCCTTCCAGTGGACAGAACAAGgtgaagaaaagagggaaaagatcGAAAGATTCACATCTCGATGTTGACAGCGGCCCTCTTGCTAGAGTCAGGTGGTTTAGAGTGATATTAGATGAAGCTCAAACCATAAAGAATCACAGAACTCAAGTGGCTAGAGCCTGCTGTGGTCTTCGAGCCAAAAGAAGATGGTGCTTATCAGGAACACCCATGCAGAATGCAATTGATGATCTTTACAGTTATTTCCGCTTCCTGAAGTATGACCCTTATTCTGTCTATAGTTCCTTCTGTGCTTCTATAAAATATCCGATATCTAAAAATACAAGCAGTGGATATAGAAAACTTCAGGCTGTCCTCAAAGCTGTACTTCTTCGACGCACAAAAG GAACACTTATTGACGGGGAGCCGATTCTCAAGTTACCTCCAAAATCAATTTGCCTGAAAAAGGTAGATTTTTCTCACGAGGAACGAGAATTTTATTTAAAGCTGGAGGCAGATTCACGCCAACAGTTCAAG GCATATGCTGCTGCTGGAACCTTGAAACAAAACTATGCGAGCATTTTGTTGTTGCTTTTGCGACTTCGGCAGGcttgtgatcatccctttcttgtCAAAGGATTTAACTCGGACACTATTGGAAAATATTCGTTTGATATGGCAAGGCAACTTCCTAGGGAGATGCTGATCAATCTACTTAATCAGTTGGAAGGTTCTTTAGCCATTTGTGCTGTGTGCAGT GACCCACCAGAGGATGCTGTTGTGGCAATGTGTGGGCATGTTTTCTGCTATCAGTGTATATCTGAGCGTTTAACTGGTGATGAGAACTTGTGTCCTGCACCTGGTTGTCGAGATGTACTTGGTACTGAGTCCATTTTCTCCCGAAGTACATTAAAAAGTTGTATATCtgacaattttgatgatgaagcttcGACTAGTTGTTCATTTGATGATGGATCAATTGTCCATAGTGGTTACATCTCTTCCAAAATCAGAGCAGCTCTAGATATACTAAAGTCAATCTCTTGTCCAAGTTCTGAAGTACATAATCTCATGATATGTGGTTCCAAGTCCGATGCCAATGCTTCTGATCATATTTCCACTCTGTTAAACTCAAATGCTGACATGCCAGCCAAGGCTATTGTTTTCTCCCAGTGGACCAGCATGCTCGACTTACTGGAGCTTTCATTGAATGAGTGTCTTATACAGTATCGAAGGCTAGATGGGACAATGTCTCTCATGTTACGAGACAAGGCTGTGAAAGACTTCAACACTGATCCAGAG GTAACTGTTATGCTCATGTCACTTAAAGCAGGAAGCCTTGGCCTGAATATGGTGGCTGCTTGTCATGTAATTCTTCTTGATCTTTGGTGGAATCCAACTACTGAAGATCAAGCAGTTGACCGAGCGCATAGAATTGGGCAGACTCGTCCTGTGACTGTTTCCCGAATAACTATTAAAGATACAGTCGAAGATCGGATACTAGCTCTTCAG GGCCTTGGATGA